ttttttaatgtatgttttttcatttcattatgtttATCTCTAGTCAGGTAGTAtttattaataacttttaagtcaatctttaaaatatgtattattttatgtcttcaGCTGATCACACTCATTTTCTTGACGACAAACACGGTGGCCATTATGTCAGCAACTCTTTTAGTAGCCATAGCGACTGTAGGTGTGTTCTATATGATAAAGTTCCTCTTGGCAGTGAAGAAATACAGAAGATTCTGCGACCTTGTCAAGAAGTTCCCCCAGGATCCTTCTCATCCTTTCTGGGGTCACTTGTTTCAGGTAAGCTGCAAAAACTATACAGCTATGCACACACCATGTCACCATTACTTACACTTACACCTTCTTTCTTATTACTATACCTTTCTGTCAACAAATGCATTCACTTTCAGgaacttgcacacacacatacatattgaTAAGATGTCATATTTCAAGATCCCTCAAACGTTTAAGTTTCTATTTAGAATAATCTACATGGAATATTTCTTCAGAACACATTTAGCTTGACAACACcgatttgaaacattttcatttggACAAATTGTATAAGACTGACAGATTGGGTTTGAAGCTCTCTAATCACGACTACATTATGTGAAATACTTGTTTActataataaacattaaaccTTAATAATTACGGATGTGCATCaatgattatatttattaatattacattaatatatatgtacaccAAGCAAGGCAGACATGCTTTGCTAAGATTTGCTAAGTATTATTGGTGGCTCATCGAGTTAGGTCAGTCCCTGTGTTTTGGCTCAAGCAGCTTCTAAGAAagtgttttcattaaattgGTCAAAAACCGATTTTCTTTTCGTGATTTTGAGTTCATTGCATCAATTATAGTGATTCAAATTTAGTGTTTAGAGTGCAGCATGCAAATGTAGTCCCGTaagtcttcaaacattttgtacatGGTTGGCAGGCAAGACTGGGAGATTATGCAAGAAGGGATGAATACTTTGAGGTCTACTCAACTatcaaaaaattttcttttgatgtcatcctCAAATGTGCATTTTCATACGATGCAGACTGCCAAAGGGAAGGGTGAgtcattattatatattttcagttcTTCACTTCttccaaaaaagtaaaacagagaaaagaggagttaaaaaggatatatatatatacataaaatctGCAGGATGAATTAATTAAGGTAGTTCTCAAAAGTTATCACCAACAACTCAACTCACTTAAGTTATCAACAAACAGGGTCCAGAACCTTTACAGCTAGAAATCACGAGTAATCCTAATAAGAACAAATAGTTGAAGGAACTAAATtggtcttaatttttttatgaccGGCAATATATATTAACTTAGTAATATTACACAATATTCGCATTGAAGCACCAGCTATGAAAGTGGAATAATACTAAGAAATAATACTAAGAAATAAGAATCTTTACTTATAGCAGTCATTATCAGAGACTGGCCAAGTTTCTCTGTACAGGTCGAGAGTACATCACTGGATAACACAGCACATAGATGAAGTTAGGCAATCAGCTTGTTAGTCTGAAAATGGACATGATGCCCCTTTTATCTCCacgaaaagcaaaaaaataaacaaataaaaaatctctGACTTTCAAGGCccataacattttaatttgtaaataatcTTTTTCCTTACAACACGATTCTGTCTGTTGCAGTGACCCCCACTACTATGTTCAGGCTGTGCAATCACTCTCAGAAATGGTCTCCATAAGAGTTTTGTAAGTGTCTTTTGTCATGtacatgtcttttttaaaatctacagcACTGTTTTCAATCATCATATCTATGTTTTTAAATATCGCATGGAGACCtcgattcaaaaaaaaaaaccaaatacacaaatatttgttggagtaaagttctttttttggaaggaagcaataaatgaattttattttcatactgCTGATTTACTTCTGTAATAAGTCATCTTAAAAAACTTGATGTAGATCACTAactatatattttctttttttttgttgtaattattcAGGAAGCCCTGGCTTCAGTCtgatttcatttattctttgacTGCTGCGGGACGCAAGTTCTTTAAGACCTGTCGTCTGGTGCACAAAGTGGCAGATGATGTTATCAGGAAACGCAAACAACTCCTGGTCAGTTGATGGACTTTAAACATTTCCATTTTGTAATACCATTTAATTAAGAAGGCTTTACAGATGGTGTGCTCAACTGTGGAGTAGAAATATATGAGATCTGCTTAAAGTTTGAACTCCAGTGTCGACTTGAAGACACATGAAGAGCCTGATGGACCACAAGCTGcaaatcttctttctttcttttttattacaaTACAATCAGACTCAAGTgtactattttaaataaaaattaaaccctttcactttctctccctctctctctctctcacactcgtgcgtacttacacacacaaacatacaaacctACACCGCCACTTTCGTCCCCAGCCCTAAACCCTGCGGTAACAGCGATGCGGTTTGTTTGCGAATTTTTCAGATTAAGATTAATTTTggatgagctccatgttaaagtgttaactgttcaggTTGTTACTGTGTCAactgttcatattttaaaatccaagtatcagttgctgaagcacacaccctcatcgtGCGGAACGCGAGACGAATTTAAATGCCTACGATGCAatgttgtgtatatttgtaaCTTATAAACCAGTttggcttatttgtgaaaaaagtagagatttaataaaaatttagtgGGTGTGGTTTATATACAGGTGTGCTGAATAGGCCgaagtttacagtttttttatCACCAACTAATATCCTACACAGTATACGTCCATGGTTTTATGCTCTGATCAAGCAaagataaataatgataaaattgACAATTAGATCAACATATGGCAAATTAGCTTGCGAGAGTTGAAATAAATtgaatagttttctttttctggatgGGTGATAGCAAACAGTGATTCCCTCTTTTACTAAAACCTCTTGCAACATATGACACTGTTCCATGAGGCATATATGTTTTTGTACATGTTTTTAGTATTCCTAGCATTTGGTAACAAACTGTTTAACCATCAtgccatttttctttaaagactgaTTTATCTGAAAAAGACCATACgaccaagaagaaaaaatgtccTGGATTTTCTGGACATTCTGCTGACAGCCAAAGATGAGAATGGAGAGGGTCTCACGTCTGAGGAAATAAGAGATGAGGTGGACACATTCCTTGcagcaggtcagaggtcacctTATGGGCGCATGACTGTACGGCAAGAGGTGTGTCTGTAAGAGatagagacagaaagaaagagaggtgagGGATGAAAGGAACATTATATCCATATTTATGGGTAGTACAATTTTTGAAGTAGGAAACCTATAAATAGTAAAGCTAATTCTTGTTGACAGGGGAAGGTACAACAGCTAGCACCATATCTTGGACAATGTATTCTTTGGCTCAGCATCCCGATATACAGGCTACTTGTCAAGAAGAGATTGATGAGCTGTTCAAAGGCCGAGAAACAGATGAAGTTCTCTGGTAAGATCCATAAgtttgacgacgacgactataATGATTTACCATCAAAGGCAGATTCAAAcgctttacaaaaagaaaaacagcaacaacaacaataagaaagGGAACTGATCTCCAAGCAAAGAACTCATTGATTGCCCTTCTAGTGCATCTACCGATTCCACTACGGCATGAGTCACTTCGACCATAGCCCTAACTCGACTGGACTACACCAATTAACATCCATGCAATAATTCGGCCACGAAATAAGTGAACTTTTATGTAGTCTCCTTTATAGTAGCTGGCTGACCTGCGTACGACCATCTTGGCATATGCTGCCCCCTTTCCCCACACACACCGCTATACACACCTCTCACGGTGTTGTACATTAATTCCTGTACTCGCAGGGAGGATCTGTCTCGTCTACCGTACCTCTCCATGTGCATCAAAGAGGGTCTCCGCCTGCACTCCCCCATCCCGTTCATTTACCGACAACTCAGTCAAGACCTAGAACTTGATGGCTTCATTGCCCCAAAGGGTGTCATTGTCTGCATCGCTCTTTACAACATCCATCACAACCCCAAGGTGTGGGAGGACAGCTTGGTAAGATGTTAGCCCTTGCTATATCATTTAGTGCTCTTTCTTAAGTTGGTAAGTCCAGCAAAGATTATACAAAGACTGATATGTAACGAATAATtccctagttttttttttttgtttgttttgtttacaggagTTTCGCCCTGAACGATTCACTGAAGAAAACATGAAGTCCCGCAGCCCGTATGCTTTCATTCCTTTCTCAGCTGGAAAAAGGTCAATCACAGAacactctgtctgtctatcAACATTAACATTGCTTAAAAAACAGCAAATCACATTAGCTGTGCTTTCTCTTTTATCATAATATTGTGTTCTAACTCTAGGAACTGCATTGGCCAAAACTTTGCTATGGATCAGATGAAACTTGCCCTTGCAAGGATTTTGCACAGGTATCGTCTGCTtactattttaatttcattttataagGAGAATTTTGGCTTTGGTCATTATTTGTTTATCCACTTCtctttttagtatttttctctttgtgccTGTGTGGgcatgtgcatgcgtgtgtgcgtggttTTTGTGCACTGACTTCCATCAAAGTAAATATAAGTATTAGAATATTTGCTTCCATTAGATTGTCCTGTTCATCAGTTAGAATTTGGTCCACCCAAGTTCCCCTTGTTCTGTCCCGTTTTCTCAGATCTGTCACGGTTTTTTTCAATATCTCAGATTTACCCTGGTCCTTGATCCTGACCACAAGGTTGAAAAGGTTGAACATATTACGATGAGTACCAAAACCGGCATTAAGATGAAAGCCATCCCTCGGAAACCAGTATAAAGTGTTAAAACCCGATTAGGTTGTTTGGTGCAGGGATGTATACATGCAATCTCATATATtatggttgttttcttttgttagtaAAAAGAGACAGTtatggaatttgtttttttctttcttcatttgccAGACGGGAAAGTGGTCCGCACCTTCTGTACCGATAACGATGCTTAAACCTTTTTAGCTTAACTTTTGCacaaaacgatttttttcagaactttgcctaatgtttttgttgttgttttcaattatcacaaataagcataaaaataaaatcgtgTTATATTTCTACTAGCCAAACTTTGTCTCTGTATTtcaaactggtttttttttttaaagaactgttTGTCTGTGTCTTTATATACCATGATATTTTCCTAGACGGCCCAGTTCTAACCTGTAGTGGGCGAACTTTCTAGAGTCCATACATTTTCACatcatgcaagaaaaaaaaaaagaaaaaaaaaaaaaaaagccttcttCAGGCACCCATGTAGTGATACATAAACCTCTTTGAAGTTTGTTCATCAAAGTCAAACTACGCATCCAtatagaaacaaatgaaaaataatatctaGCAGAACAGTTTTACTAGAGTTTAAGGACAATGAATCTCCTAAGACTGCAAAAATAGGATACAAGGTATGATGTAAACTAGTTCAACCAGACAAAGAAAGTGTTACAACTGCAGCTGCTTAATTGGGCATAAGTAAAAGGAGAGCTGCGTGTTGGCGCTGTAAAGGACCAAACGATACAAGCTCGATCATGTAAGATCCACGAGTTTTTGTGCATAAGCTGAAAAATCTGGACATATATGGTGTACGTCGTTCCAAACGACCGACAAACAATCCAGATATTGGCGACAGGGGCACTATCATAAAGTAACGCACTAAGAACCCCCAGAGAACATTACTGGCAAAAGAAGGAAACGGCGTCCcacaagaacaaagaaagtgtgTCAAAAGAACCCATATGGAAAAAGAGATATCACCAGCCCAGCAGTTCACCCAAGAAACAGACAGATGTGTGACAAACCATGAGACACATACAGAAGATTAAAAAACCCAAGAAGGATGAAGACCCATTaactacagaaaaatacatGACATTAATTGTGAAAACTCAAGTCTTTAGAGAAGTTGGGGTTATGTgggagaaggaaggagggaaaacCATGACAGTGCTGCAACCAAGCTTTTTACTGCTCTGCCTCACGGGAAGTCAGGTGCAAAAATACTAGTTGCTTGCTTTGGCGGGAGTGCTTCCACCCAGAGGTGATTTTGATTATGTAGAAGGGGAGTTGGAGCCATAAGAagcttgtttttattgttaaaagaatcattaatttaaatttcaatcaattatttttttttaaggagcaTGGTCTTAGCGCCTCAGAACAAGAACATGggcagcatatgagggacagaataACACGtcatgaactaagaaagaatgaacaacagtactaatgatgaatgaaaacaagtacagaaaacgcaaagggaaaccaaataacaagaactgagagtgtcATGataaagacgagcagggaagggtgtgacaaaagactagcattatgggaaagattgttaggagtaatattcacggaagaggtgcattttcagtgcacacttaaaggattcaatagtgagaTGTTGTCTTATTACAAAAAAGAGCTGACCTGACCACTTTGCCTCAACTTGTGCCAAGCAAGGAAAgtccaaaacaaaataattagttttttaattgacaaaagaaaactatGGTGCATAATTgtaaatgtatgcatgtgttttgaatatataaatataaaactgattttcatAAAAGAACCAATCATTGTTTCATTTAAGAGATGCTTAAATAAGCAAGATGTGTTTGAATTAGAATAACTCTCTAAATGTGAAATAATGAATGATCCTTAGCTGCTTTTGTTGCAGTGTTTATGGCAAAGTGATGTTTCCAAATTATCCATGTCACAGAACATTGTAATGTTATGGATAAATTAACCAAACAGTGATGTATGACTGACCTTGGCCCAGctgaaaaaggaataaaagcaTAAGGACTGTGGGCATTGATATTCTCTTCAGTGAATCTCTCTGGGCGAAAATtcctgcaaaaaacaaaacaaattatgaatAATGACTATAAGGTTTGCATCTGCATTTACTTAATCACTGTTTCTGCTAATCCCACGATAAGCATAAGATGAAGACTAACAACACCTTACCAAACTGTCCTCCCAGACTGTGGGGTTGTGATGGATGTTGTAAAGGAAGATGTTGACAAGCATTCCCTTTGGAGCAAGAAAGCCATCAAGATCTGTGTCTTGAGTAAGCTGTCGCTGAATGAAGGGGACAGGGGAGTGAAGGCGGAGAGCCTCTTTGATGCACATGGAGAGGTATGGGAGATGAGACAAATCTTCCCTGTGATCAAAGTTAGAAATGTAAAATACCTTgcaaagtgtgtgtttgtgtctttgtattttcatcttcaacattttgCACTCTATACAAGTATTAACTAGTAGTAATCATCTCCTCAAAACCTTTGTTAAGAGCTTCCCATCCATTTCCCATCAAGCTTTGCTCCtttaattgctgtttatgttaagaaaaataaaaaaaaaaatattaattaatagtCAATATATAGAGAATGTTGGTTTCatccaatttatttttctttctttcaatcatcTAATGTGTAGACTTCCAGAAAAAGAATAGCTGATGATCTTCACCTCCTCCTACCTTCCACTCCTTGTGTGCGCCAGCTGATTATATCAGAAAtggtttctttattattgtttatcaaACTCAGTGAGCTACCCAAGTAAAAGGTGTGAAGTCTAATGTTCTATGACATTTCATATTTCATGATGAGTCTCTATGGTCATTTATGCACTGAATATCTTTATCCCTAATACTAAGGAAAATGGGGTACATCACAGGGCATTAAGATGTTAAATGAAGCCAACCTAGCATATTTACGGAACACGCATATGAATTTTTCACAAGATCCATGATATTTAACATGGAAATAAAGGGTGTTAATGATATAATGATATAGAGAATCTTACCAGAGAATATCATCTGTTTCTCGAAATCTGAGCAGCTCATCAATCTCTTCATGACAAGTAGCCTGTATATCAGGATGTTGAGCCAAAGAATACATTTTCCATGAAATTGCACTAGCCGTTGTATCATGGCCTGCCCACGAGAGTTTTTTGAAACTTTAAGAGGTATGTCCTGAGGTTCCTACAACTAATATCAATCccctttcaaaaagaaaaaggtgtgCTCCTTCCTTTCACATACATGAATATGTTTGCATGCAaaggcggcgttaggaatacgcAGGGCCTGGGGCTGACCATCTGGGcagggccggggtaatggatatatccctattgatatgatgccggaagcactgatttatatacagctAGATAGGCAAATTTGACCTAGAAGAAGTCTGATTTTAAAGAGCCCCTCTCagcatttttccatttaacacacaatatattttaagttgacAAACTCAAAGATGACCTCAAGGGTAAAgtgcggggccccttcgagagcggggcctggggcagccgccccatttgccaccctcAAATGCCGCCGCtgtttgcatgcatacatgtatatgtgcacacacacatacactcatacagattgatacataacaaagcaaaatcaccagtataacaatggaagcacagaatttaacactattactgatccttcaattgatatcacagaataacaaacatgtaaagtgaacaagataaaaatcatcTGTAACATACTAACATACGAGtaggtcttgcagttttagactggaaggaacatgtctatatagacaatacatttatcggtgtggagctgtaccgtggtaacagcaattcagttttgaaagtacaaacattgatggtaaattattatctcattaatcaatttgttatttaaattatattattaatttccaaatcttcatcagaactactgtctgtttcaattaacatattttcctcatgttcggaatcaaatttgtattgctcaacgacacatctccagatatcctctactaaattataagttttcttttttaaagtgcgttgtcTTAGCTGTCTCCGGttgtgctgtacacttgctttgttgtaatttgaagtagtctctatcaacatgttcattccagtctaaaacagcgagacccatgcgcatgtcatagtgcatcggGCTTTTTatatgaacacgcttaggcagatacatcagacatatattattaaaactttcaacataaaatgtgtccctagacaGCACATAGtcctcaggatgtttatacaaaacatggccgtgtagaaagtcgctcagcagcttgacagcagcagcatcagtcagcactattagagatggtatatagagcgattgcctgcaaggtgaggctTGGTTACACTGGTCATcgatgttttggaaatgtgtaatacatccatccaacaagtgcctaagtctcacagggtcgccatcgcaatgatctatacaccagtacacatgatctctgacctgctgtcttgtcgctgagctgaggatgccacgtcttgccgatgttgactttactaccttgcgccagttttttcatcccagctttgatactcttagcgacgtgccacctctcgttgatgtttctaacacctttattttttactaacttattta
This window of the Pomacea canaliculata isolate SZHN2017 linkage group LG4, ASM307304v1, whole genome shotgun sequence genome carries:
- the LOC112561855 gene encoding phylloquinone omega-hydroxylase CYP4F2-like; this encodes MYSLAQHPDIQATCHEEIDELLRFRETDDILWEDLSHLPYLSMCIKEALRLHSPVPFIQRQLTQDTDLDGFLAPKGMLVNIFLYNIHHNPTVWEDSLEFSPREIH